The DNA sequence GAACTAGACCATGCCAAGGTAAGTCTTACTGTATAGAAAATGAACCCTATAATGTAATATAGTAATGTACATACTCTTCCTTCCTGTGCAGCTCTTCCTCAGACTCTGTCAGTCGTTGCTTCAGCACCGCAATCATCTCCACTGCGACATCCACCTGTCTGTTGAGGGCCATCTCCCGCTTCTGAACTTCCTGCTTCTTCTGTGAAAGCTGCACAAAAGCCGCCCGCACTTCCAAGAGCTCGGCAGTCTTTTGGGACAGCTCTTTGGTGAGCTTGTCGATCCTCTTTTCGATGGTTTTGTCGACCGCTTCCACCATCCTGTTAAACTTCTCTCTGACATGGGCCTCAAAGGAGGCTTTGGAGTCTGTGGTCGCCAAGCCCGGCTTAGAAATGGGCTCATCGATGGATTCCCCTGATGTGTAATTGGACCCATAAGACGCAGGTCTTTCGGCTTCCACCTCCAGCGGCTTCCTGTTCTTGGAGTTCTCTCGTCCCGTGTCGCAGAAGTTCAGATAGGATGTCTTTGGTTTCATGATGTTGGTGCTGTCTCCCAGCATCCCATGCATGAGGGGCTCGGGGGAAGAGATCAGGTCTGCATCTTGGATGGATGAGAAGAGGTTGCATTTTGTCAGGAGGCTCCTGTCTTCGTAACTATGGTTGAATTCCAAGTGGGCTCTCAAGGACGACAGGGTCCGGAATCGGGTGTGGTCCCCGCATCGAGGGCAACGAAATGGCATGCAGACACTGACATTTTCAAAGGACTCCTGCCAGGGGTATCTGCTTTCTTCAAAAGTGTTCTGTTGCATTACTTTCCAAGTCctggaaggaagggaaataagGCCAGGTTTCTCAGGTTAGTTCCAAAACATAAATACATGTTCTTAGTCAGCCTTCCCTTGACACCTTGGGTTATCAATGCGACACAGTTCTataggcccctaccctactctcctttCAGAAGagccttaagacctggctcttccaaaaagcctttgagGGTTAATTATTATAGGGTCGATTTTCCTTCCCATCTAATAATAGGTTGCCTGGCCACGATTAtctcgcactttattgatttttaaatcatgaaactacctctaccatgctgaagtttttccccttgacccagctccgtgtttttagccctgttttttaaccattttatgctgtgcgctgacttttataactgtttattgatgttatgtttttattgatgtgacattgttttattgccgattttgttttattgttttattgctgttattgtattgttgtcgggcatggccccatgtaagctgctccgagtcccttcggggagatggggcgggatataaaaataaagttgttgttgttattattattattattattattattattattattattattattatttgcattacaATACATGCCTCCCTGCCCTATCAACA is a window from the Anolis carolinensis isolate JA03-04 chromosome 3, rAnoCar3.1.pri, whole genome shotgun sequence genome containing:
- the znf365 gene encoding protein ZNF365, producing MQQNTFEESRYPWQESFENVSVCMPFRCPRCGDHTRFRTLSSLRAHLEFNHSYEDRSLLTKCNLFSSIQDADLISSPEPLMHGMLGDSTNIMKPKTSYLNFCDTGRENSKNRKPLEVEAERPASYGSNYTSGESIDEPISKPGLATTDSKASFEAHVREKFNRMVEAVDKTIEKRIDKLTKELSQKTAELLEVRAAFVQLSQKKQEVQKREMALNRQVDVAVEMIAVLKQRLTESEEELHRKEEEVVTFNHFLEEAAEKEFHGKARLQRFIENLLQRVDLAEKQLEYYQNQQITGNYSDVNEQVFTDMSSSKKPRCLRGAQHVFYNSSDAKPHCFQKGRMHLKKTKEDKICAHPVKLFYEAVDCSRDVWRPQKKGDAANAARKVNAKSKISKKSKQLY